From the genome of uncultured Bacteroides sp.:
TTCCTTCATCCACTGATATTTAACTCCACCTTCGAAATTAAACACATAATCGGGATAATTGTCGAGCAGCCAAAGGTTCTGGACCAATGTGTTATAAACATATTCGTCGATAGATGTTTGCACTGTCCAATTCCATTGGGAATCAAAATGGGCATTCGATACAACGTATGCCTTGTATTCCTGCTGAGCATGGACAGATCCCAGACTCATGGCTACAAATGCGGTTAATAATAGTTTTTTCATATAATTAATTAAATTGGTTATTTCTTTTCATTAACTGAAAACGAGTAAGGAAAATCTTCCTTCTGAATACCACGTTGCTTATTGGGTGCTTCACTCATACGGATATTAATCTCTCCTCCGTTTTGTAAATCGGCATGCTTCAGGTAATTCTTTGTATAGGTTTTACCGTTGAGCGTCATTGCTTCTATATAACGGTTCTTATCACTATTCTCAGGAGCATTGATAACAAGCTTGTTTCCGTTTTCGAAATAAACCGTTGCTTTCTTGAATAACGGTGCACCTAATACATACTCGTCTGTTCCGGGACATACAGGATAGAATCCCAAAGAAGAGAAAACATACCAGGCAGAGGTTTGTCCGTTGTCCTCGTCACCACAATAACCATCAGGGTTGCAGGTGTACATGCGATTCATTACTTCACGCAACCAGTATTGAGCTTTCCACGGCTGACCGGCATAGTTGTACATGTAGATCATGTGCTGAATTGGTTGATTGCCGTGTGCATAATTACCCATATTCATAATCTGCATTTCACGGATTTCATGGATAACACCTCCATAGTAGCTTGCATCGAACACTGGCGGTACGGCAAATACAGAATCGAGCATATTCACAAAGACATCCTTGCCACCCATCAGGTCTATCAGGCCTTGTGGGTCATGGAATACCGACCAGGTGTAATGCCAGCTGTTTCCTTCGGTGAAGGCATCTCCCCACTTCAGCGGAGAGAAAGGAGTCATAAACTTACCATCGGCATTCTTGCCACGCATCAGTTTGCTCTCTTTATCGAACAGGTTTTTATAATTCATGGCGCGTTTGGCAAACAAGTCTATCTCCTTCTTTGGGCGTTTCAACTCTTTGGCCAGTTTATAGATGCACCAGTCGTCATAAGCATATTCAAGTGTACGTGCTGCATTCTCTTTGATCTTTACATCGTAAGGAACATAGCCCAGTTTGTTGTAATACTCATATCCCAGGCGTCCGGTTGAGGAAACTGTTGGGTGTACATTTTCTGTGCCATGAATAAGTCCTTTGTACAGGGTTTCGAGGTCGGCTACCTTAACGCCTTTCATATAAGCGTCTACCAATATAGAAGCTGAATTGTTTCCTACCATGCATCCACGATGTCCGGGGCTAGCCCATTCGGGGAAGAATCCGCTTTCCTTGTACACATTAATAAGTCCTTCCTGAATTTCTTTATTTGCTGATGGGTACATTAAATTAAGAAATGGGAACAGGCAACGGAAAGTATCCCAGAAGCCGGAGTCGGTATACAGATATCCGGGAAGCACTTGACCGTTGAACGGACTGTAATGGACAATTTTACCGGTTGCATCCAGTTCATAAAACTTACGAGGGAAAAGTAAAGAGCGGTACATGCAGGAATAGAACGTGCGGTATTGGTCGAGTGAGCCACCTTCTACTTCTATTTTGCTCAGCACTTTATTCCATGCGGCTTTGCCTTTGGCAACAACCTGATCAAAGCTATCATTACCCAGTTCCTTTAAATTAAGTGAAGCTTGTTCGAAACTGATAAAGGAAGAGGCTACTTTGGCGTGAACAATTTCACCTTTGGTTGTTTTAAATCCGATTACAGCTCCTACATGGTCGGCTGTTTGCTCCTGGGCTGTTTTTAAAGCACCATCGGCAAAAGTGTATTTGTAAGTAAACGGTTTATCGAACGTAATGACAAAGTAGTTTTTAAAGTTATCGGGGACTCCTCCACTGTTCTTGGTAGTATAACCGATGATCTTATTCTCTCCGGGGATAATTTTAATATAAGATCCTTTATCAAAAGCATCAATTACCACAAAGGAACTGTCGTTCTGAGGAAAAGTGAAACGGAACATTGCTGCACGTTCAGTGGGTGCAATCTCTGTTACCACATCATGATCGGCAAGATAAGCTTTGTAATAATAAGGCTTTGCTACCTCTGATTTATGCGAAAACCAGCTGGCACGTTTCTCTTCGTTAAAGACAGGTGAACCAACCACAGGCATTATTGAAAACTGACCGTAGTCATTTATCCACGGACTAGGCTGGTGGGTTTGCTTAAACCCGCGAATCTTGTTGGCTGTATACGTGTAAGCCCATCCATCACCCATCTTACCTGTTTGAGGAACCCAAAAGTTCATTCCCCAGGGAAGGGCTATGGCAGGATAGGTATTACCGGTTGATAACTCATAAGTAGACTGGCTGCCAATCAAAGGATTGACGTAATCTACCGGTGAAGATGAATCACTGCTGGCTGCAGATACAAAAACTGGATTTGACACCCACTGCAAAAGCACAGTGAAAATAGCTGCTAATAATTTCTTATTTCTCATAATATATAATTAAATCTATAACGGTTTCTGTTTTACTAAAAAGGGATAACCTTTTGCTAATACAAATAATAAGAGCAAATTACTTATATCAACATTCACTTTTTTGTAAATTTCTTATTTCAGATTGACCGATACAGAATAGGGTCTGTCTTTTATTGATGTTCCCCATGACTTATTAGGTTTATTTCCCATTTTATACTGAATTGTACCTCCATTCATCAGCTCCTTGTAGGTAAGCCATGTACGGGTAAACTTCTCCCCATTGAGACTGGCCGACTGGATATAACGGTTTTTAAGCGAATTGCCATCAGATACAAAGCACAAATAATAAGTTGTGCATGGTCATAGAATTATCTTGATCACTGCTTTACCATTTAATTTGTACCTTAACTCCTTCAGGGTTATTTTCAAAGGTTACTTTGCAGGTTTTGCTTTTGCTATCCCAGTTCCAGCTTGTATCTGCCAGTTTATTTCCTGCGGCATCGGTAATTGTGCAGGCTGCAGGTTTTGAAGGTAACAGAATACGCATCACATTAGAAGTGTTTAGCGGACTTTTGGTGATAAAAGAATAACTTGTTTTGGTTACTTTTTCATTATAAACACGTGAGGCAGCAGCCAACACCTGAGGTTTCATTAAGTTCTTTACTCTGTCTATGTTCAGCATATATGCCTGCTCACCCGGATTTACAACCTTTTCTTGCACAACAGGAAGCTGAGGATCAAATAAGTCGATTAAACGTCCCTTCAGGATATATGGTTCTTTACTTACACTTTCATCCATCACAGAAACTAAATCATACGCTCCTCTGCCCAGGTAGAAATTATTTTTAAATGTCAGTATGCCTGCTTTTGCTTTTTGTTCATACAGCTGTTTAACTGTACTAACCAGCTGACTGTCGTTTCCTGATTGCATCACAAATTCTTTCGGGTCTTTGCGTATAACAAAAACTGTTCCTTTGCCGAAAGTATATTCGCCTTCGTTGGCAGAAAGCTCCATATTCATCAACTTAAATAAGTGTTCTGAAGGCTTACGGAAGGTGTTTCCTCCTGTATTCCACCATTCCTGTACAGTTTGAAAAGGATCTGAGTCTCTTCCGCAATACACAAGCACTCCTCCGGCTTTCACCCAATCGGCAATATACTTGTGAGATTCAGGAGAAAGAGGTTTCATATTTGAATATGACATGATTAAGATCTTAGTATCTTTCCATGTTTTGGGATAGGATACATTTTCAATATGAAGAGTCTTCACAGGAACACCTCGTTTGAGGAATGGTAACGCCTGACCGTAGAAATTAGATAGCTGAGGATCTTCATATCCCTTGTGTGTTGGGAAACGTTGGAACATTAATGAATTAGACATCAGTACACTTATTCCTGCAGATCCACTGACTTTATTATCGGACAAAGGCATCTCATTCAGTGAGTTTACCATAACCTGCATCTGGGTAGAATAATATCGTGGAATGCGTTCTTTTTCTTCGCTGTTGGGTTTTCTGTATAAGCCTTCATAAATTCTGTCGGGCCATGGCATTACTTCATAATTAGCAAGGTTGGGATACAACAATTGTGCTGTAAAAGTAGCCTGATAGTTTTTCTTATAATCTCCCCAGTCACGAGGCCAGTCTTCAATAGGGTCTGTTAAAAAGAACATTTTACGGCCCGTTGGAGCTGTCATAGATTCCATAGATCCATATTCGAGAAATGCATTTTCGAAAACACGTTCCTTTTTAATGCCGTTATAAAAATTAGGTTCGCGTGAAGTACCGGTCCATACCTGTGCAATGTATCCATCAACGCATGGAAGAGATGCCAGACTAGCTTCGGGACTTACAATTTGCCATTGCGAATAGTTTACCAATGAATGTGTAGGTACATAACAGCGCACATTCATTCCCTTACTTTTTCCGTACTCTTTAGCAAAGGTAAATACTTCCTTCAGTGCCTTATAGTACAGTTTATATTTTAGTTTATTTGATAAGTATGTATTTTCTGGAGATTCATGTTGCGGACGCCAATCGAACCCATACTCCTTTTTCCACTCTTTTTTGAAAGCATCGCTATACCCGGCTCTGGCCCAGAACTCAGGTTCTTCAAGGTAAATAGCATCGATACCGGCATCAATTACACGCTTTATATGCATCTCCTTCATGTACTTGATATAATTGTCAGTAGGCACAATATAAGGAACCATGTGTCCATGCCAGATTGTATCTCCGTTTTGTTGCACCTGACCTTCATCCAGGTGCATTTTGCCATCCCATTTTCCTGTAAAATAGTCCTGATACTCTCCCCAGGCTATTCCGGTCATGAAATGGGTTATATATCCTTTATCACGCCAGGATTGTACCCGTTGTTCAAAAGTTAGGTTTTGTCGGTCGCCAGCTCCATATACAATAGCAACATCCGATCTGACATCAGTAACAGGTTTCCATTGTCCCGCTGTTTGAAAAGTAGTTTTTTCTTTTCTGTTATCAATCTTTTGAGCGCTAACCATCGTTGAACTTCCTGTAAAAGCTACGGTTAAAATAGCCCCCATTAATATACCTTTATCTATATACATATCTATTATAGTTTAAATATTAAATTAAATGGGTATTCAAACAAAAATACATTTCGCACTAAGTTGAATACCCACTAATTATAAAGAAAACAACTCTCTACTAAACTAAGAAACCTTTACCTGTTTAGGCTCGTTATAGTTATATCTTCTACTTCCGTCAACGCTATAGTCAATACGGGCACCGGCACGTACATAGTATATACGGCTGCCTGGCAATACCGGAGTGGTAAGAGTGATGGTCTTTCCAACTGCATTATTTGCATCAGCGCCAGATAGGTGAACTGAATAACGACTGTCGTAGTTATTATTTCCCACGTAAGGACTAGAGTAATTTACATACAGATACACATCAATACAATTTTGCTGAAAATTAGGATCTGTAGTTCCTCTTTCTATCTTTATCTGTGTACTGATGGTACTGTTACTATTTGCAACCGGCTCTCCTACCCATGAAACAGCAAGAAACGGATCAACCTTGAATTCATGAGTTACAGTTCCTTTTATATCAATTGTCAGACTTTCATCCTTGGTTATTTTACCGGTATTGTCGGTCTGAACAAAAGGTACAAATGCTCCCAGAGGAGTTATATTATAATTGCCTTCGAAAACTTTAGTATCCTGGAACTGCCCATCTTGTTTACAAGTAAAATACCAGGGAGTAGGATTATTACTCCAGCTAAGTTCTAGCATCTTGAAGCGAACGCCTCCATCACCAACTTCTGTCTGGAAACCTTTACCTGCTGTATTATCTATAACTGTACCCTTAAATGTTTCTTCAGGTGCTTCATAATTATCATACTCACAGGAAGTGAAGCAGAACAGACAGAGTGCATAAACTATTGAATATACTATTTTTTTCATTTTCTTATATTTATAGAATTAGTAACCAGGATTCTGAATAATAAGATTATTACTTGTTGAAATTGCATTGCCAGGTATTTGTTGGTAATACCATCTTGTATCAAAAGTATAGGTGTTACCTCTTTCATCCCAACGGATATCGAAGAAATACTTACCTGCATAATCTGCATAGAATGGCATCAGTGTATAGTAACGAGTGTTTTGTTGTTCTTTATCTGCAACTCTCCAACGCTTCATATCCCACCATGTTTTATTTTCAAAGCCCAGTTCTTTACGACGTTCTTTACGAACTGCACTAATGAAACTTGCAACAGATGATTTTTCAGAGCTACTTAGTAAAGTTGCACCTGCACGGTTACGTATTTTATCAATACATGAATAAGCATCGTTCTGATAATCAGTCTTGCCTAAGGAAGCAAGTTCTGCAGCAGCTTCTGCTCTAGTTAGAAGTACCTCAGCATAACGCATTTCAATCCAGGGTTGAGTTGCTCTGTTTTCGAGAACCAAAGCTTTTGGAGTACTTTCACTTAACCATTTACGAATGGTAAATCCAGATAAAGCACATGTACCATCGCCAGTAAAGTATCCGCTGGCACCAGCCGGGTTCATCTTTGTTCCGTCATGAAGAGTATAAGCTGTTTGATTAGCATTAGATGAGCTAATAATGAGTGTTTTACCACCTACATTTACATAATTTTCATATCTGCTTGTATTTCCTTCAGGTAATATGCGGTTAATCTGTCCTGCCTCTGCATCATCTTTGCCTACATAAATACCACGACGAATTTCAATGGATTCACCTTTAAACTGATCTCCCGGTAAAATTACAGTAGCTCTTAAACGTGGCTCGGCAGTTGCAAAAATATCCATTGTGTTATTATACAATTTATAAGTACCATCTGCATTATATACATCAAGATGTCCTTTACTGTCTTTTGGCAGACCATCAAACATCTCAACATAGTCGAGTGTTGGGCTTATTTCAGAAGAATATCCGTTAGCACCTTTACATTGTGCAGGAACATTATAAGCATCAAAACCGTGTACTGATTCAGGATAAGAATATTCTTTCACAAAAATGGCTTCTGTACTTGCTGCATCAGAAAACAAATTCAGATAGTTTGTATATTGAGCAGTCAAATCACCGGCTTTCCAATCTTTCATGTATAGATCATGATGTCCTTCAACAGCTTTCGCTGCATCATAAGCCTGTTGGAAAAATCCCTGAGCCAGACTTGCATCCATTCCACAAACACGTTTATTTCCGTTTTTGCTATCAAATAGTTGTATCTGATTGTACTTTGCAATAGAACCTGCATACAACATTGCCCTTGATTTAAAAGCATAAGCAGCCCACTTGGTAGCACGTCCGCGCTGATTAGTTTCTGAAAGCAGGCTTATGGCATTGTCAAAATCAGCTGATACTGCTTTCCATACCTCTTCTTCGGAAGATCTTGGAACGTTAAGCTGATCAACTGGTTGATCAGGATACTTTAGTACATTATTTACCAAAGGAACACCACCGTAACGTTTGGCAAGTGCATGGTAAGTAACGGCTCTTACAAAGTAAGCTTCGCCTTTCCAGTTATTCAATTCTTTCTCTGTATAGTTATCTTTATACTGATCGATTGTTTCGAGGAAATAATTGCAATTACGAATTAAAACATACAGATCACTGAAAATTTTATTATCTACATTTTCACTGGAAGCACCACCCATATCACGGCTTAATCCCTCACCAGTGATACAACTTGGAGGATTTACAAGCCAGAAATGATTAAATAAACGTGTAGGAGTATAACGAAAATCCTCTATTGGCAGACAGCTGTAAAGACGTGCCATATATGATGAAATACCATTACTTGTACCAAAAACATCTTTATCCTGCACAACATTCATTGGAGGAATATCCATATTAATACATGAAGAGATGTTGAAGATAAAAAACAAGCACAATATATATTTAGCTATTTTCATAATCGTATTTTAATTTAAAATTTAACATTCAGACCAAGAGAAATAGTCCTGTTCAAAGGATATAAGTTACCGTAGCTATCGCTAGGATGTTCCGGGTCTATATATTTCATGCTAGAGAGTGTGAAGAGATTGTATCCGTTCACAAACATACGAACGCTCTTTATGCCAACCTTTTTAGTTAAAGCCGAAGGTAATGTATAGCCTAATTCTGCACTCTTTAAACGAACATACGAAGCATTGTGTATGCGGAATTTTGAATCTGATTCAGGAACTGAACCTGTATAAGCTAAATCTCCGGAAACCCACTGAGTGTTTGGATCGTATGGATCAGCTGAAGAATCAGCCGGATGCCATCTGTCAAGGAACATAGCCAATGCATTTGAGTAATCTGATCCCCACATTGGTTCAATCAATTGTTCTACATAAGATACATAATTCATGGTTGATCCCTGAAATAATAAATTCAAATCGAATCCTTTCCATTCTGCACCTAATGTCAAACCAAAATTGACGATAGGAGTTCCTGAGAAGCTGATAGGGTGTCTGTCAAGATCTGAAATAATACCATCTCCATTCCAGTCTTCATAAATATAATCACCAGGAAGAGTTGAACGGGAAGCATATACTGAACTGTTTGCTATATCCTGATAAGACTGGTAAATGCCATTGCTTCCATATCCCCACCAGATATTCTGATAACGGTCGTTGGAATTATTACGCCAGTTATCATAAGAGTTGCCTTTGGCAGACATTTCCTGATATGTGTTTTGAGTACGTGTAACAGAGAAAATTCCTTTTGCATTGTATTTAAAATCTCCAATGTGATTGCGATGATTCAACTCAAGTTCCAGACCATTGGTAAAGTCACCATTCAAGTTTTCCTGAGGCAGACTGGCACCAACAACAACTGGTAAACTCATGGCACGGGTAGTAAGCAAGCCTGAACGATCACGAGTAAAGTAATCAGCAGACACACCTAACAAGCCATTCCATGCTTCCATATCGAAACCAACATCAAATGTTTTAGCCACAAACCATGTTATCTTTTGGTTTGCAATACCTTTATTTACAGAACTGTTTACGAATGTTCCATCAAATACAGATCCGCCAGGTAACTCGTTGCTTGATCCTCCGGCAGGGTAAGTGTAACCAGTAACAAACTGATAACTTGAAGCACTGTCATCTCCCATTCTACCGTATGAAGCACGAACCTTCATATTATTAATGAAATTGAGTTTAGAATCTTTCCAGAAACCTTCTTCAGAGATACGCCATCCTCCTGAAACAGAAGGGAAGAATCCCCATTGATGTCCTTTTGCAAATTTTGAAGAACCGTCATAACGGAAACTGAACTCAGCCAGATATTTAGATTTGAAATCATAACCTAATCTTCCAACTAATCCCATATTGGCTTCTTTATATAAATCACCCGATCCGGTGCTCATGTTACCTTCCTGGTTCTTGCTGTTGCCGGCAAACAACTGATCAAGCCCTAAAGCTAGCTCTCTTTGAGCATAGAAGTTATCGCCGTTTCTTTTCTGACCTTCAAGTAACACCAATGCATTTACATTGTGAGATGAATTGAATGTATGGTTGTAATTCAATGAAAGTTGGTACAATACCATATCTTTTGAATAAAACTCACGACGAACTTTACTTGGACTCTGGTGAGTTACAGCATTATATTTATCAGCAGCCTCATCATAGTTATAAAGCTGATATTCCTTCATGTATGATTTATTATCAGAGTTTCTGTAATCGTAGCTTAACATGGCCTTAGCCTTAAGTCCTGTAAGGTAAGGAACATCATATTCTGCACTGAATGAAGATTGGAACCATTTATTATTATATCTTTTATATCCGCAAATATCAGCATCCATCATAGCAACAGGATTAGATCCATCAACTGTTCCTTCCTGAATATAGGCAGGATTATTATTAGCATAAATAGGCTGAATTGGAGCTGCACGCTGGAATGAACGAATAATCCAGTCGGCACTTTCATAAGGCTGATTCTTCTCGTCCATAATACCACTTATTTGCAACTCAACTTTTAAACGATCGGATATCTTGCTTGTTACATTTGAACGAACATTATAGCGTTCATAGTTCAGACTATTGCTACGTAAGAATGATTCCTGATATTCATAACCAGCAGATACATAATACTGAGTTTTGTCATTACCTCCGGTAGCACTTATATTATGCTGTGTTTGCGGAGCATTTTTTCTCATTACAGCATCGTACCAATTTGTACTTTGCTTTTTACCGCTTGCATATTCCTCTATTTCAGCAAGAGAATAACGTAAAGTGCCTCCATTTACATTGTGCATCTTCTTTTCGTTAGCCAAAATCATCCATTCAGCAGCCGACACAGTCTTTGGAGATCCTGATGGACTTTGCCAGCCTACAGAACCGCTATAATCAAGATCTACCGTACCGACTTTACCTTTTTTAGTAGTTATCAATACTACCCCGTTAGCAGCTCTGACACCATATATAGCAGCTGATGCATCTTTCAGGACAGAAAGACTTTCTATATCATTTGGATCAAGTCGGGCAATGTTATCGCGTGGCACACCATCAATAATAATCAAAGGATTACCTAGGCCACGAATATCAAATGTGTTATTAAATGCTCCCGGTTCACTACTCTTCTGAACAACGCGAACACCCGAAACTTTACCAGTAAGCATATTCTGAGCATTTTCATTCTTAGTAGTAAGCAGCTCATCACTCTTAATAGCTGATACCGCTCCGGTAAGAGTTACTTTCTTTTGAGAGCCATATCCTACAACAACAACTTCGTCAAGAATTTTACGATCTTCGGCTAATTTAACGGATACATGAGTCTTACCATTCAGAGCTATTTCTGCGGTATTGTATCCAATAAAAGTAACTTGCAATATGGCTCTTGGATTAGTGATTTTCAGATTAAAATTACCTTCAAAATCACTTACTGTAGCATCTGTTGTGCCTTTTACTTTAATATTTGCACCAATAATAGGTTCACCTTGTTCATCGGTAATTCTACCACTTATGTTTACTTTATTATTTTGTTGAGCAACAGCAGTTGATTTTGTTTTTTCTGAATTTGAAAGAATAATATGTGTTCCTTCCATTGAATAATCAATATCAGTATTCTTCAATAAGTTATCCAATATTTCAGAAACAGGTTTTCCTTTCGATTTTACTGAAACTTTACGGGCAACATTCACATTATTATTGTAAATGAAAAGATAGTTTGTTTGACTCTCTATCTCATTCAGTACAGCTTCTAATGCAACATCATTCTTTGATATGTTGACTCTGGCACTCTGAGAATTGCTATTCTCAGCCATTAAACAAAATACAAAGAAGAAAAGAAAGAATGTAGTAACTTTCATAATTCTAAAAAAATGGTTAATTTGTGGATTTTCATGGTGATGAAAACCCAACAAAGGAATGTTTTTCATATCTTTGCAAAAATTGGTTATTAATACATTTTGTGAAACGAATTGTGTTAATCGAATGCCGATGGGTACGCCAATACCTGTCGGCATTTTTAATTTTAGTCTTGTTTTAAATGTGTTTATGTCATGGGCTTAGAGATTAAGGTTAAACTTTAATATATATATATCACGTCGTTGTTTTCATTTCTTTTAAAATTAAAGTACACATCCTTTTGTAATACTTTCAGTGCATAATCAATTCCATCTGTCTGCCTGAATTTTCCGGTAAGAATACAATCTTTCACTTTCTTATTATTGATTTTGATCTTAATATCAAAATACTTCTCCAGTTTCAACATAACATCCGAGAACGGAAGATTCTTAAAGCATATAAGTCCTTCTTTCCACCTATAATTACCATAATCTTCAATTTTGGCAGATACCAATCTTCCACCTTCCAGGTAAGCTCTGGTATCAGGCGTCAAGACCAACGATTCTGCATTATTGATGGCTAAGGATACTTTTACAGATCCTTCCATCAGAGATGTTTCGAACTTGCTTTTATTAGAATATGCTTCAACGTTGAATTTAGTACCAAGTACCTCAACATCACATTTCCCGGTATGTACAATAAATGGTTTTTTCTTATTATGTGCCACTTCAAAATAAGCTTCACCATCAAGCATTATTTCGCGTTTATTTTTAGTAAATACAGCTGGATATTTAAGCGTTGAACAAGCATTAAGCCATAGGTTTGTACCATCAGGGAGAGTTAAATTAACCCGTTGTCCGGCAGGAACAGAAACTACATTCATAGCTACTCTGTCATCAGACATCACTTTGTTCTGAATAAATAATGTAGCAGAGAGTGTAAATACGATAACCGCTGCAATCTTAAGCAATTCACGTACAGGAATCCTTGTATAGAAAGGTTTTTGATTTTCTGTAACTTCTTTATTCTGTTTACCCAAAAGAACTATTGCATCGAATAATTTTCTTTCACGGAAAAACTCCTTGCCATTTTCATCAGAGGATTCCATCCATGCTCTGATTTCTGATTCTTGTTCAGGCGTAGCCTTCCCTTCGAAAAAACGATATAATGTTTCTTTATCCATTTTATTGATCATATATTATAAAAGCAGATGAAAGATAAGTATCCCTAGTGAAAAAATGAGTTTTTTTTCATTAAAGAAAAAAAAGAAGAACCGGCATATAATCTTTGAGAGAAATACGAAGCGCCTTAATAGCCTTAGATATGTGGAATTCAACGCCTTTTGTAGTAATATTCAATTTATCAGCAATTTCTTTATGAGACATATTCTGATATCGGCTCATAATAAATATATCTTTGGTTTGCTTTGGAAGCGATTCTAGAGTTTTATCTACGATCTCATTCATTTCAGCTGTAAAGAGCTCGTACGGTTCGCATTCCTGAAGTGATGCCACACGCGTTGAAAGTTCCCATTGAGCATTGGAAAGCATCATTTCCGAAACATTTTCAACAGTCTGGCGATGAGTAAGATGATTCAGACATTTATTTTTAATAATAGTCAATATATAAGCTGGTATATTAGTTTCAGCCTCAAGTCTGTGTCTGTTTTCCCAATAATACATAAGAGCCTCTATCGTGAAATCTTCAGCAACAGCAGTATCACGAACATAAAAATTTGCAAAACGAATAAAACGACTTTGATAGTCAGTAAATAGTTGATTAAAGGCTTTTAATTCTGTAGTTGCATTCATCGACTTTATATTTTTTTAGATCTGTTAACAAATCTAAGACGCGGCGAAATTACAAAATTAATCGAGAAGTTATTCTATGTGATACAATTATTTCAATTTTTACATTAGTTAATACTTACTATATCCCTTTAAATCATAAAAAATCCGCAACCAGTGTCTTTTTTATACAATGATTGCGGATTAATATAGAAAATAGACGTCAAACGAAACTCAATTCTTTTCTGCAGTCAAATTACTTTGTCCTGACAAAAAGCCATACTCATTCACAAATTTCTGACCTTCTGATTCAATCCAGCTAATAAAATTATTCAGTTCTAACGAACTATTTTGTCTATGATATATGATATTAACATCATTAGTAGGTAATAAACTGTTTTTGCTATTCTCAAGGAAAGAAGTCAGCGCATCCAGATTTGCCAAGGTTTTTCTTTCTGAGTCCTCTACTTTTCCATCATTATTCAAATCTACAGGCAAAACAGCCAATCCATCAAGCGGTAGACGTTTATTTATATCATAAATCAGCCCCGGAGTATTAAAAGAAACGGCTTCAACATCTTTCAATACAGC
Proteins encoded in this window:
- a CDS encoding GH92 family glycosyl hydrolase, with product MRNKKLLAAIFTVLLQWVSNPVFVSAASSDSSSPVDYVNPLIGSQSTYELSTGNTYPAIALPWGMNFWVPQTGKMGDGWAYTYTANKIRGFKQTHQPSPWINDYGQFSIMPVVGSPVFNEEKRASWFSHKSEVAKPYYYKAYLADHDVVTEIAPTERAAMFRFTFPQNDSSFVVIDAFDKGSYIKIIPGENKIIGYTTKNSGGVPDNFKNYFVITFDKPFTYKYTFADGALKTAQEQTADHVGAVIGFKTTKGEIVHAKVASSFISFEQASLNLKELGNDSFDQVVAKGKAAWNKVLSKIEVEGGSLDQYRTFYSCMYRSLLFPRKFYELDATGKIVHYSPFNGQVLPGYLYTDSGFWDTFRCLFPFLNLMYPSANKEIQEGLINVYKESGFFPEWASPGHRGCMVGNNSASILVDAYMKGVKVADLETLYKGLIHGTENVHPTVSSTGRLGYEYYNKLGYVPYDVKIKENAARTLEYAYDDWCIYKLAKELKRPKKEIDLFAKRAMNYKNLFDKESKLMRGKNADGKFMTPFSPLKWGDAFTEGNSWHYTWSVFHDPQGLIDLMGGKDVFVNMLDSVFAVPPVFDASYYGGVIHEIREMQIMNMGNYAHGNQPIQHMIYMYNYAGQPWKAQYWLREVMNRMYTCNPDGYCGDEDNGQTSAWYVFSSLGFYPVCPGTDEYVLGAPLFKKATVYFENGNKLVINAPENSDKNRYIEAMTLNGKTYTKNYLKHADLQNGGEINIRMSEAPNKQRGIQKEDFPYSFSVNEKK
- a CDS encoding RagB/SusD family nutrient uptake outer membrane protein; the protein is MKIAKYILCLFFIFNISSCINMDIPPMNVVQDKDVFGTSNGISSYMARLYSCLPIEDFRYTPTRLFNHFWLVNPPSCITGEGLSRDMGGASSENVDNKIFSDLYVLIRNCNYFLETIDQYKDNYTEKELNNWKGEAYFVRAVTYHALAKRYGGVPLVNNVLKYPDQPVDQLNVPRSSEEEVWKAVSADFDNAISLLSETNQRGRATKWAAYAFKSRAMLYAGSIAKYNQIQLFDSKNGNKRVCGMDASLAQGFFQQAYDAAKAVEGHHDLYMKDWKAGDLTAQYTNYLNLFSDAASTEAIFVKEYSYPESVHGFDAYNVPAQCKGANGYSSEISPTLDYVEMFDGLPKDSKGHLDVYNADGTYKLYNNTMDIFATAEPRLRATVILPGDQFKGESIEIRRGIYVGKDDAEAGQINRILPEGNTSRYENYVNVGGKTLIISSSNANQTAYTLHDGTKMNPAGASGYFTGDGTCALSGFTIRKWLSESTPKALVLENRATQPWIEMRYAEVLLTRAEAAAELASLGKTDYQNDAYSCIDKIRNRAGATLLSSSEKSSVASFISAVRKERRKELGFENKTWWDMKRWRVADKEQQNTRYYTLMPFYADYAGKYFFDIRWDERGNTYTFDTRWYYQQIPGNAISTSNNLIIQNPGY
- a CDS encoding DUF3823 domain-containing protein, which encodes MKKIVYSIVYALCLFCFTSCEYDNYEAPEETFKGTVIDNTAGKGFQTEVGDGGVRFKMLELSWSNNPTPWYFTCKQDGQFQDTKVFEGNYNITPLGAFVPFVQTDNTGKITKDESLTIDIKGTVTHEFKVDPFLAVSWVGEPVANSNSTISTQIKIERGTTDPNFQQNCIDVYLYVNYSSPYVGNNNYDSRYSVHLSGADANNAVGKTITLTTPVLPGSRIYYVRAGARIDYSVDGSRRYNYNEPKQVKVS
- a CDS encoding glycoside hydrolase domain-containing protein, which codes for MCFVSDGNSLKNRYIQSASLNGEKFTRTWLTYKELMNGGTIQYKMGNKPNKSWGTSIKDRPYSVSVNLK